The following are from one region of the Paraglaciecola sp. L1A13 genome:
- a CDS encoding c-type cytochrome, translating to MSLKSTLFILFFATVTSPIYASEAPTPEGLEYCTVCHGSQLKGNANIGAPRLGGLSRWYIERQLTNFKNGVRGAHSDDATGSEMLAMARHLTASDISAIAAWIGKTESPAPEPTIHGDIEAGKSLYQACAACHGADASGNKAIGAPALSGINDWYLLTQINHFRSGVRGSEPKDVYGQQMKAAVSMVQSDPDAVNLAAYINQLN from the coding sequence ATGTCGCTTAAATCTACTCTATTTATTCTGTTTTTTGCCACTGTCACAAGCCCTATATATGCATCAGAAGCGCCGACACCTGAAGGGTTAGAGTACTGCACTGTATGTCACGGTAGCCAATTGAAAGGTAATGCCAACATAGGAGCGCCTAGACTCGGTGGTTTATCAAGATGGTATATAGAGCGCCAACTTACCAATTTTAAAAACGGTGTTCGTGGCGCTCATTCCGACGATGCAACAGGCAGTGAAATGCTAGCCATGGCAAGACATTTAACGGCTAGTGATATTTCTGCTATTGCCGCATGGATAGGTAAAACTGAATCGCCTGCACCTGAACCAACTATTCACGGAGATATTGAGGCCGGTAAAAGTCTTTATCAAGCCTGTGCTGCTTGTCATGGAGCTGATGCATCAGGCAACAAAGCCATAGGCGCGCCAGCTTTGAGCGGTATCAATGATTGGTATTTACTGACTCAAATTAATCACTTCCGTTCAGGTGTTCGAGGCTCTGAGCCGAAGGATGTTTACGGACAACAAATGAAAGCCGCCGTTTCTATGGTGCAATCAGATCCTGATGCGGTAAATCTTGCCGCTTATATCAACCAACTTAATTAA